The Artemia franciscana chromosome 21, ASM3288406v1, whole genome shotgun sequence genome includes the window AACCTCAGCCTCCTTTACCGCGCATGAAGACCTACTCCAACATTCCACCCAATCAGCCACCACCTCCTCGGAATGAAACAGCTCAAACCATCCTTCAAGATCTGACACAAACTCTAAAACGACCCGAGATGGTTGCAAAACCTGAACCAAAACCACAAGTCAGGCCTGACCCGTCCGTGAGGCTGCAACCTCAGCCACAGATAATTAACAGACCTGAACATCTGAAGCGAGATGGACAGACTTTACCGTTGCGTCCAGACCATCCATTTCAAGCCTTACGGGCCGAGCTGCGGGCTGAGTCTCAGAGGCACCAATCTAGTCACACTAAAGTGGAATTATCGCAGAAAGTCGAAATATCAGCTACCAAACATATACACAGTGAAAGTAAACGGGTGACGGCCGTAAGGACCGAAGTGCCACCAGCTCCTCCTAAGGAGGTACCAGCACCGCCCCCGCCTTTGCCAAAAACTAAACCTCCTGAACCGCCAAAACCTCCGAGTTTATTAGGAACagcaaatcaaaacatgccacCTTTGAATCAGGCTCAATTTACGCCAGGCATTCTTGGTGATTTCCCAGTAAGCATGGAACAAGAGGTGATGGACACTAACTGGGATATGGATTTTGGAGACCTATCCCCTCCTTTCAGTGCCCTTCTGGGAGAAAAAGCTCAGCTGAAAAACCATCTTCCAAAGGCAATGCCTAGTCTTTTTAGTCCAGAAGATGATCGGCGCTCTGAACCACCCCAAAGTGTTCAAGTTGAAAAAACAGCCGAAGAATCAAAGAAGAGGGAGGAATCAAGCATAACTAAAACTAGTGAAAATATAACTGTAAATGTGGCAAAGGAGATCAAAGAAGTGACTAATAAAGAAGTGAAAAAAGATAAACCCACTTATTCGACAATTGACACAAAACAACATGAAAACTTATTTAGTACTTTAATGGTATCTCCTGCTACTAGTATCTTTGGAATACCTCAAGTTAAATCTCCCGAAAAACCCAAGGAAATGAAAGCTGAACGGATGACTCCCCCTCTCCCTCCTCCACCACCTAAAGCTCCACCAATCCCAAaaatagagcctttaatacaAGACCCTATAATTGAAGCAATAAAGGAAGACTTGAAATCAGTGACTATTGCGAACAGCTTACCAAGTGCAATTGACattaaagaaagtaaaaaagaagctaaGAGTGAAGATATTGACAAACAtcataagaagaagaaaaagaaagaacacaAGAAGCATAAGAATAAGGAAactgatgaaagtaaaaaggagagaaagaaacacaaaaaagaaaaggacagACAAAAGGAGAAGACGGAAGAATCACCCAAAAAGAAGGCGAAAGTTGAAGATCTGCCAGTACCTTCTGAGAAACCGATCATtcccaaactaaaaataaaggcTCCAAAGCCACCCTCCCCAGTGAGCGCATCTTCGCTGAAGTCGGCGGAGGTGATACCTGCATCTGAGggcttaaaaatcaaaatcaaaatgccAAAACCACCGTCAGATCGGAAACGAGATCGAACCCCTTCAGTTAGTGAAGGCAGCTCAAAATCACGAAAGTTGGAGAATGGTGAGCATGAAAGAAAGAAGGAGAAGAAAGAGAAGCATAAAAGTCATAAGAAAGATTCGTCAAGGGAGAAGAGTAGGGTAAGAATTTCCTAGATTTGTGTTCCCTTCTCTGCTTCTACTCCTGTTTTAATTTCTGCCCTTATTTGCCCATTCGTGATAAagtgattaaatttaaaaaaataaaacaaaacaaagtacTTTACTATTAAAATGTTCAGTCTTCTTGTACCCAAAACATAAgagcaaatttatttttattattttttatttgtttaatgcTTAAAATAAGGCCCCAtaatcagacaatttttttctctttttttttttgcttggttttcaaatttgttgtaGTTACGTCGAATTAGTTTCGagattcaaaattaattaattaatgttaTTAATTAATGTCAAAATTAATGTTGAAATTAGCTAAGCTAAAGATAGCTAACTTCTACTATAAGTCTGGAAATAtccatttccaaaaatattcagtTCTGGGACTCATCTAACATCCGCTAAAATGGCGTAAATTCCATCTCTAGCTCGTTTGACAAATTAAGCCAAGgtttaattaacaaaaagttTAACCACGGTTTGATCATTATTAATTGATACGGTtcaattaatataatatatgatTTAATTAATGTGGATGGAAGCCGTTCATCACGGTTTAGTTAGCCTAGATACGTGTGAAATTTGCTTAGTCAGCAATATAttgtaaattatcaaaattataactATATGTAATTTACGGACTAAAATGACCTAATCCAAGTTGgtcgtttttgttttgtttttggctcaGATTCAATTTCCGCTCTACATTATGCTCATTAATTATTTTGAgctagctctttactttttgtcGGAAGCAgcgttttttgttatttaaacactaaaaaaacttttctaattCATTTGATCAtttcatattgaaaaaaaaaagattcattgaGATTCATTTTCCACTCTATATTATGCtcattaattgttttaaattcgctctttactttttgtgCAAAAGTagtgtttttgttatttaaatactaaaaaaaaacttttctaattCATTTGATCAtttcataatgaaaaaaaagaaaaaaggctctatcttataattattttttttcctattttctttttttatggcacttggtatctaccaagtgacatatagcgatcggaaattctgtcagtcggtcggtctgtctgtctatctgtcccagttttgctactttaggcacttccaggtaagctaggacgatgaaatttggctgacgtatcaggaaccagacccgattaaattaaaaatcgtcgtttcccagattcgaccatctggggggggggggggaaggacggttaaatcggaaaaattagaaacaatgaggtatttataacttacgaatgggtgattggatcttaatgaaatttgatgtttggcaggatatcgtgtttcagagctcttattttaaatcctgactggagcCGGTGgcgtcttggaaaacgcttagagtggagggatcgagatgaaacttggtgggaaaaataagcacaagtcctagatacatgattgacatgaccggaaccgatccattctctttgtgggagttgggggtgggggttaattctggaaaaattagaaaaaataaggtatttttacttacgagggagtaatcggatcttaatgaaatttgatgtttcgaaggatatcgtgtctcagatctcttattttaaatccataccggatccggtgacattgggggagttgcgggggaacctaaaatcttggaaaacgcttagagtggaggggttgggatgaaacttggtgggaaaaataatcacaagtcctaaatacatgattgacataaccggaacggatccgcttttttgggggagttggggggatggttaattctgaaaaataaggtatttttaacttccaaCACAACCCCCAATGCCCTGGGGATAGGTAAGTCATGACATAAACtccagatggggctcatttgatttgaaattgaaagttatagtgccctttttaatggtcaaaagtaatttgaaaacaaccagccccccccccacacgctcatttcccccccccccccctaagacatgcaatcaaaatttggagatagtaattttgtttattgtagTTGAAGAGTTTGGGagttatgtctttgggaaagATAGCCCTGCCCCTACAGCTTCCAAGGCGAGGGTTGTAAGGGGTGGTTGAAtatacttcggaggggactcattgaattggtaatcTGAATtactagtgccctctttaagagtcaaagggatCAGAAGGTAGgtattcctcccccccccccgacacgTCGCGTTTTTTACgaaatgcatagaaaaaattGGAACAGTTATTTTGTACAGAGTAATCTAAAggtcatataacaaggcttctGGGGCTGATACAAACCACCCGAGTCTAggggcgagggttgtaagttatgcggCGGggcatttaagatttttattgaagggatggttgtttaactttagaagaggctcatttggttgaaaacaggaagttatagttcctttttaagcgtTAAAAGTCTTGAAGGGCATTTAGCCCCCCTCCTCCCGTTACTCCTTCTTTTCATCAAACGTATCTTATTGAATTTATGAGAcagaaattttgttcaaagtagtccCAAGAAtatataattatgtttttaggGGGTAAAACAACCTCCCAGCCCCCTGGGGATGGGGTTCTAAGCTATGCCATGAGGGCATATAATGTTTTAATGGGATGGATGGTCGTAAAAAGTTCAGATGGGacttatttgatttgaaattaaataagggTTACAGCTTCTCACCAGAAAACCTTTATCTatgaggaaaaattgaaaagtgaaaaaaaaaacaaaaaaaaaactagatatttTAGCATTAGAAAAACGTTGGtagcggtaaaaaaaaatttcattcatttgtgttctaaatatctttttgtaACTGAAGTGGTTTTGATAGTATCGCTGGTATTTAGCAAAAAGGTTGTCTGCTGATTCtgaaaagcaaataaaacaaatagtgTATCCGGCACTAATTCAAGAATTTTTCTGGGTTTGGGGTGGATTAAAAAACACCAACAAAGAAGCAACGTGTATGGGACATATATTTGAATTCTTGAAATATTCTGGTGGACGGGGTCAAGCCCCCCGTCCCTGACAACCCTTCTTTTCATCAAACGTATCTTATTGAATTTATGAGAcagaaattttgttcaaagtagtccCAAGAACATATAATTATGTTTCTAGGGGGTAAAACAACCTCCCAGCGCCCTGGGGatagggctgtaagctatgccaTGGGGGCATATAATGTTTTCATGGGATGGATGATCGTAAAAAGTTCAGATGGGacttatttgatttgaaattggaagttgtagtgccctttttaagagtcagtgATTCGAGAGAAACCAGCCCCCTCCCTCCACGCTCTTAATTTCCCTTAACGCCTCCAATCAAAAGTTGGAGTTAACAATTTTGTTCGCGTAATTGAAGGTCTCGGAAATAATGTCCGCGAGgaagacacccccccccccttcagcttgcagggaaagggttgtaagttatgctctgagAGCATATAatgttcttatagaaagggtagTCGTATATCCttgggactcattggattggtaatcagaggttttagtgccctttttaagagtaaaagtgatcGCAGCTACTCTCCCCcctacacacacaaacacatcgTGTTTTCCCGATAGGTATCCAATAGGTATTTTGAGTCAgttcttttattcaaaataatcctaatatcatataacaaggtttttatatgatattataaaaatattatatcataaaacaactgaaaaaatattttaaatattttcgcTATTGTAACTTtatgaaatcaaaaattaattaagattttaaggaataaatatcagcatatgtatattaaactgacagtgcgctttcatttcaattttttcagtaaagtgcaaattatattctggcttttagaaagcataggggttttgaaccctactcatgttactttctgctcgttttgagttggctcaaattttttttatcctatttttgtttatcctttttttttttttttttttatatttttattttatttttttttatttatatatttttattttatttttttttatttatatataatattttcctttttttcaggaaTCATGACCTTGAAAGGTGGAAGTTCCGAGGATTTCGTCGAAATTTCTCCAAGAGCTTTTGACCTGTAACCAAGCATAGGTGTGATTAGCTGTTATAAACGTTATTGTTATTAggtgatatttttttcaattttgtcaaattattttttagctttttaattatGAGTCAGGGGGCTGAGCAAATTATTGCAATCCTATGGATTGAATTAGGAAGGCTGTTCATGTACATATATcgtttaaaattaactttttgtaataaatattttttaaatctactTTTCAACTTCTTCTTCGCAAAAAGTTCTACAGGGTTATTCTGCAG containing:
- the LOC136040846 gene encoding uncharacterized protein LOC136040846 isoform X2 produces the protein MCLQYSPTVVACVCIHIVSKWTNIQIPPSSEGRNWWYYIDKSVTLERLEALTAEFLEIFNKCPARLKKRIQSGTQGVAGSSFPGSQLPLSVHPSAGVKVPTHKPHVPVEEHGASTLVHRERSGQVASSHRQSLPKPQSQSQPVPALQRQMNGTKPTPQLVKHPTQAPVPPHTRPHPVQPLAVGHTPVASGEVKPQPPLPRMKTYSNIPPNQPPPPRNETAQTILQDLTQTLKRPEMVAKPEPKPQVRPDPSVRLQPQPQIINRPEHLKRDGQTLPLRPDHPFQALRAELRAESQRHQSSHTKVELSQKVEISATKHIHSESKRVTAVRTEVPPAPPKEVPAPPPPLPKTKPPEPPKPPSLLGTANQNMPPLNQAQFTPGILGDFPVSMEQEVMDTNWDMDFGDLSPPFSALLGEKAQLKNHLPKAMPSLFSPEDDRRSEPPQSVQVEKTAEESKKREESSITKTSENITVNVAKEIKEVTNKEVKKDKPTYSTIDTKQHENLFSTLMVSPATSIFGIPQVKSPEKPKEMKAERMTPPLPPPPPKAPPIPKIEPLIQDPIIEAIKEDLKSVTIANSLPSAIDIKESKKEAKSEDIDKHHKKKKKKEHKKHKNKETDESKKERKKHKKEKDRQKEKTEESPKKKAKVEDLPVPSEKPIIPKLKIKAPKPPSPVSASSLKSAEVIPASEGLKIKIKMPKPPSDRKRDRTPSVSEGSSKSRKLENGEHERKKEKKEKHKSHKKDSSREKSRES
- the LOC136040846 gene encoding cyclin-K-like isoform X1 → MASSKGQWFFTKEQIMNSPSRRYGMDYDKEMSHRQQAANLIQDMGQTLQVNQLCINTAIVYMHRFYMFHSFTQFHRNSIAASAIFLAAKVEEQPRKLDHVVKVAHKLTNREQPSLEPKSEVYNDAANKLVMHENILLQTLGFDAVIDHPHTHVVKCCQYVRASKDLAQTSYFMATNSLHLTTMCLQYSPTVVACVCIHIVSKWTNIQIPPSSEGRNWWYYIDKSVTLERLEALTAEFLEIFNKCPARLKKRIQSGTQGVAGSSFPGSQLPLSVHPSAGVKVPTHKPHVPVEEHGASTLVHRERSGQVASSHRQSLPKPQSQSQPVPALQRQMNGTKPTPQLVKHPTQAPVPPHTRPHPVQPLAVGHTPVASGEVKPQPPLPRMKTYSNIPPNQPPPPRNETAQTILQDLTQTLKRPEMVAKPEPKPQVRPDPSVRLQPQPQIINRPEHLKRDGQTLPLRPDHPFQALRAELRAESQRHQSSHTKVELSQKVEISATKHIHSESKRVTAVRTEVPPAPPKEVPAPPPPLPKTKPPEPPKPPSLLGTANQNMPPLNQAQFTPGILGDFPVSMEQEVMDTNWDMDFGDLSPPFSALLGEKAQLKNHLPKAMPSLFSPEDDRRSEPPQSVQVEKTAEESKKREESSITKTSENITVNVAKEIKEVTNKEVKKDKPTYSTIDTKQHENLFSTLMVSPATSIFGIPQVKSPEKPKEMKAERMTPPLPPPPPKAPPIPKIEPLIQDPIIEAIKEDLKSVTIANSLPSAIDIKESKKEAKSEDIDKHHKKKKKKEHKKHKNKETDESKKERKKHKKEKDRQKEKTEESPKKKAKVEDLPVPSEKPIIPKLKIKAPKPPSPVSASSLKSAEVIPASEGLKIKIKMPKPPSDRKRDRTPSVSEGSSKSRKLENGEHERKKEKKEKHKSHKKDSSREKSRES